Sequence from the Alosa sapidissima isolate fAloSap1 chromosome 21, fAloSap1.pri, whole genome shotgun sequence genome:
acagcccATGCCTCAGCTCACACTCACAGCCCATGCCtcagctcacactcacactcacagcccATGCCTCAGCTCACACTCACAGCCCATGCCTCAGCTCACACTCACAGCCCATGCCTCAGCTCACACTCACAGCCCATGCCtcagctcacactcacactcacagcccATGCCTCAGCTCACACTCACAGCCCATGCCTCAGCTCACACTCACAGCCCATGCCtcagctcacactcacactcacactcacactcacagcccATGCCTCAGCTCACACTCACAGCCCATGCCTCAGCTCACACTCACAGCCCATgcctcagctcacacacacagcccatgcctcagctcacactcacactcacagcccATGCCTCAGCTCACACACAGCAGTCCTTCTTATGATGTATTCTCATGGGCTTTCCTCTCTGTCCTACTCTGCTGGATAGTCACTGCTCACTGCTCCTGTACTAGAAAGCAGAGCTGCAAAATGCAGCCCCCAGTTGCCGTCAGCACAATAGGGCTTTGTTTCTGTTATTCCAtcctttttttttgcatatatTTCCAACTTGTTACATATTTTTTTCCAACTCAAATATGCAAAGCATTTCCTAACCTCTCTActtatagtgttttttttttaaaagacccACAATATAAGGCTACAAGGCTGAAGCATCTCCAGAGAAGAAACCTGTGGTCAGATCAAATTATCCCTCCACTGCATCTCTGACCAAGCATTAGTACGTTTGCAATAGTAGCACATTGGCATACTCGTAAGTGTCAGCCTAAGGTTGGCCCTGCTTGCTATTGTGAAATGGCAATTTTAGATGGGAAAGTATAGGCGCATATTTGTTGCACTttcatcaagtcaagtcaagtcatgtttatttatacacagaggtaattcaatgtgctttacataaacaaaagcaaacagtaacagctaataaaagcatagaagggcaataatCAAAGTTTAAAATagttaaaaagtaaagaataaaaaagaaagcatAAAACACACGATCAtaatacataaaagcataaaagggctttaaatagtttaaaagtgtctaaaaagtaataattaatAAAACAACATATAATGATTAGTGATAGTGATCACTACAAACACCCAGTGAGCAACAGCACTCTGTGGAGATTCTTGAAGTAGCCCCAgctgaagtatcatcagtgaTAACAATGAGAGAATGATAGCAATGTTGGTAAGggtggctgtgacttttattgcATTAAGGATATCCTTGTGCTGGACGTGAAGTGGACGCACACACAGGTCTAGTAAAATCAGCACTTCTCCATGAGCATAAAGAGTCCAGTCAGATCTCCACCAAGTGCCAGTCCAATCTCCATATGGCTCCGTTGTCTATCAAATTACAGCTCTTTCACCCATACACGGCTGTTTCTATATTTCCGTCATTGTCTGGCGCAGAAGAATTACTAGAAAGAAGTATGTCAAgtcaatttaatttatatagtgcatttcctacacagaggtcattcaatgtgctttacataaacaaaagcaaacaggaatagctgataaaagcatagaagggcaaagaatagtaaagaataataataaaataataataataataataataatattatatgcACGCAAGATTTGAATATTAAGGAAAGCCCTTCTTTGGTCATAACACCCGACCGGCCAGCCACTTGGCCTCTCATCTTCCCTGTGTGAGTGGTGGATGCAGGGGCATAAAGTGGTTGCAGTCACCAACCAAGTTGCTGTTAAGTGTCAGTGAGATTACTGTTCCTTTCGCTTATGTATGTAGAGCACTTGCAGAGAAGTGCCACATATTCACTCAGTAGGTGTCACATGCAGTGCTGATGTGGGCTCAGTGCCACCAAGGGTGTGGCTGCTCTGAAGGGACTACCCAAAACACAAGGCAAAGTCTTAAAGGGATATTACACTCATTTttcacctccccttgagttaaactgttgagttttacctttccccagttcatccGGCCGTTctcagagtctgacagtaactcttttagctccagctcattgaatcagattagactgTTAGCTTATAGCAGAGATGCTAACAGTcaaatctgattcaatgagctggagctaaaagtgcatttccccaaatggtggaatatccctttaagagcAGTGTGCAAAACAAGCCCTCCCATCttaatgagttaaacagcactCCTCATCCATAAACACGCACATAACAAACTCCATCAGTTAGCCTTTAGTATCCTATTTCATGTCTTTCTTGTCATGTCTAAGTTTTGCTTAAATGTGTCTTCTCACCATGAAACTATTGGCTGCGGCCAGACGTGATCAGTTAAAACAACAGCTTCATTTAGCTAGAGTATTTATGCAATGCAATATATGCTATATTTAATATTCAGGTTTAACTTAAACATGTGTTTGTTATTATTAAAGGTTGACTATTTGAGTGCCACAATCTTTGTACCTTGGTGTTGCAGGATCACAATTTTTTCCCATCTTCAAATGGACGCCTTCTTGCCATGAAAAGTTTGGCCACCACTGAActataccaaagtccttttaggcaagtccctccactcggcggccatattgcaacgctttttgggcactcatcgggcatcctattcggcagaaatgcgcgtgcgcaaggcttcacacaccaaccttgctccagctgcgagttcacatgattggcacgatgtcttcacaacacaccatatgattggctcaatgtattcacatcacaccacatgattggctcaatgtattcacatgtcaacgttttgccgaggaaggggtgggattatatatgtagacaacggccatattggcgttacaaactaaccccatgcatttctatggaggagtttttgagtgctgtgtctcctcattagaaagtctctgactatACACGTTAAATGAGCGCCTTCTCCTCCAGCCACCAGAGGGCGCTCTTCTGTTTATGCCCTGACTGTTCTGCCTCCCTCTGTTCAGTAAACAACACGCTCTTGACAGCACAGCACTCTCACCGGTGACCTACTACCATGCTGTCATTGAGTGTGCAGGCAATGCAGTGTCGTAGTCCTCTCTTATGGCCGTGTCAACTGAATGGGTTCAGCTTCGCTGCTGCTCCCTGCAGACACTGCTTCTGCTTTGAACCCAGTGGAGTAATTATATTATGAGAGAGGTCGTCTTTGTCTCCCCTTGAAAAAGTCCATTAACAGAGGAGATGAATGGGGCCCATTGATTCTCAGCCGAAACATGATTCATTTTGAAACGGATAGCACTGTATCAGTCAAGCGTAGCTCCAATGATGGCCCAAATGCAGAGGGTGACGATGGCAATTACTCCCTCTTAGGTTCGTCTTGTCTGTCAAAGGGTGCAATCTCTTcaaacacttacacttacaatATGAGCACTcagttgtgttgtgttagatAGTTGTAGTAGGGCGCGGTTGTTGAAAGAGTGTTGCTGAATTCTCATGTGTAGGCTACTCCAAGGCCCACTGTGTGTAATTTCTAgttgctaactatgttagcgaGAGGAGGAGAACTGGCGAGAGTCTGGATTCCAAACAACTGGAGCCTATGAGAAAGGAAATGCCAGCAGCGTTTGGGAATCTGGTGTCAgggcagagagagcagaggtacTTGAGGAGAGAGGTTCGAACTGCAGACTTCAGCAAAGTTGAATAATGTGCCCTGACCACACATTTTTGTCATGCAGTTCCCCACTGTAGCAGGTCTCTGGTCTGTTTATTATTCATGTATGGGGTACCCTACGTGACTAAGATGCAACTGTTGATGTGACAGGGTTCACTTAGCCATTCTCTTTAtcccttacccccccccccccccactctttccctcctcgtcttcttcttctctctctctttctctccctctgtcacttTCTCCCTTCTTTCTCCACAGCATGTGTGGAGTGAGAGTGAAGATTGCCTGCCTTTCCTGCAGCTGGCCCAAGACTACATCTCCTCCTGTGGAAAGAAAACTCTGCTGGAGGTCCTGGACAAGGTCTTCAGGTCCTTTAGGCCTGTAAGTGACTGCAATCATCAGCCAAATATGATCATTATTTATAATAAATATTATAAATAATTATGTGCTAATTATGCAGAGTATCATTGCTGATTCACTAAGAATCATTCTGAATCACGTCAGAAGTATGGACAGAATGTGACGaatgtcatgtttttatttagtgtttgggggtggtggtagcatagtggttaagtgtgcagtagcctgaaaagttgtgggttcaattcccggcttccaccgttgtgcccttgagcaagacacttaaccccaagttgctctggtaATATAGTCGAcatataagtcactttggataacagtgtctgctaaatgaatacatgtaactGAACAACAATAGTTGTATACATGTAGACAGCTTTGTGTAGGGGTTCACCAAGTTGAGGTTGCATAGTAACATGCAATAGTTCTAAGATATATCTCAAACAGCTATTACTGTATGCCAGAattacacaacaacacacacccactcactcacgtTTGGATTGGCTGCTGTCCCATCCTATTACTCAGGTAGAAGTAGCTTTGCTGTAAACGGGGTGTGCATCTATGCAAATGTTTTGTTCCACAAATATTGGGAATGCATGTCAGGTTTTTGCATGTATATCAGTTGCATGTATATTAGCTAACGCTGTGAACCCAACCCTTCCTTCCTGCTGCAGCTCCTAGGTCTTCCAGACATGGATGAGGACACGTTTGAGCAGTATCACGCAGACGTGGAGGACGAGTCCGAGACAGACCACCAGCAGATGGGTGTTAGCCAACAGTGATGGCTGACAAAGAGccccctaccaccaccaccaccactccaccCTGCCCCCTGCCAAACACCCAGACATACTCCgctaattaacacacacacacacacacgtacgcacgcgcgcgcacacacacacacacacacacacacacacacatatatacacacacacacacacacacacacacacacatatacacacacactcacacacacacacacaaacacacacacacacacacacatatctctctcGTTCGCTTTCATTCTCA
This genomic interval carries:
- the mturn gene encoding maturin — encoded protein: MEFKQLVDTAEKWCTGNPFDLIFAEEDDERRLDFYAEPGISFYVLCPDNMTGGTDNFHVWSESEDCLPFLQLAQDYISSCGKKTLLEVLDKVFRSFRPLLGLPDMDEDTFEQYHADVEDESETDHQQMGVSQQ